In a single window of the Acyrthosiphon pisum isolate AL4f chromosome X, pea_aphid_22Mar2018_4r6ur, whole genome shotgun sequence genome:
- the LOC103308196 gene encoding zinc finger MYM-type protein 1-like, giving the protein MYMQSRNMKQESDNLIGDPGEKSTNALILFSKYSPSSNSAFCFYCRVFPSNTSDPTFVSVRFKQWSKASYKSFPQHEKSFRHKEASAKLADYKSAKKSGNSLLFCARERIAVRGHREDEDSSNKGNFVELLTLRANDNDIIQRYFIEKLQASDLAEMLERASGYHSAEVLNFVVQMLLLRGHQMSFASELFASAGIIVDETQDLFRHGQVAIIIKYATKDLSPAEVFLGFYKTETTDGETLSMLIKSTLVSHGLKIENIRGQCYDGAASMRGSYKGVQARIREENHLAMYIHCNAHILNVCLIDLAKQVSYVRNVFGTLNTLHHFIGASSKRHAIFEKMYSVLNVSTCDGPKTLKSLSDNR; this is encoded by the exons ATGTACATGCAATCACGAAACATGAAACaa GAAAGTGACAATCTTATTGGAGATCCTGGTGAAAAGAGTACAaatgctttaattttattttcaa AATATAGTCCTAGCAGTAACTCAGCATTCTGTTTTTACTGCCGTGTTTTTCCATCTAACACATCAGATCCAACTTTTGTTAGTGTTAGATTTAAGCAATGGTCAAAAGCTAGTTATAAATCTTTTCCTCAGCATGAAAAATCATTTAGACATAAAGAAGCTAGTGCCAAATTAGCTGATTATAAAAGTGCTAAGAAATCTGGGA acaGTTTACTTTTTTGTGCTCGTGAAAGAATAGCTGTCAGAGGCCATAGAGAAGACGAAGATTCTTCAAACAAAGGAAATTTTGTAGAACTATTAACACTTCGTGCTAACGATAATGATATTATCCAacgatattttattgaaaaa ctGCAGGCATCTGATTTGGCTGAAATGCTAGAAAGGGCTTCTGGTTATCACTCAGCTGAGGTGCTGAACTTCGTAGTTCAAATGCTCCTGCTCAGAGGACATCAAATGAGCTTCGCAAGCGAACTCTTTGCT TCTGCAGGCATAATAGTTGACGAAACTCAAGATTTGTTTCGACATGGACAAgttgcaattattataaaatatgcaacaaaAGATTTGTCTCCAGCAGAAGTTTTTCTCGGTTTTTATAAAACAGAAACTACAGATGGAGAAACGCTTTCAATGTTAATAAAATCAACTCTTGTATCTCAtggtttaaaaatagaaaacattaGAGGACAGTGTTACGACGGTGCAGCGTCAATGAGAGGGTCGTATAAAGGAGTACAAGCAAGAATTAGAGAAGAAAATCATTTAGCAATGTACATTCACTGCAAtgcacatattttaaatgtatgcctTATAGATTTGGCTAAACAAGTATCTTATGTAAGAAACGTTTTTGGAACATTAAATACATTACATCATTTTATTGGTGCATCATCCAAGAGGCatgcaatttttgaaaaaatgtattcagtTTTAAATGTAAGTACATGCGATGGACCTAAAACTTTAAAAAGCCTGAGTGATAATAGATAG